Part of the Nitrospinota bacterium genome is shown below.
TGGGTTGACGATCGATGCTTTTGAATTTCCATATGCTGCTTGGTAGGAAGGATTTATTAAAAGAACTTTTGCCATTAATTCATTCCCTGACTAAAATTATGGGGTTTCTTCCTGTATAAGTTTTATTTTTTATCTTCAATATATCCCGTACGCTCTCACAATGAGGGGTTCTTTACTGAATATATTTCGATGGTACCACCCTTTTTTATTATTGCCTCGATTATAGATAACATTAATGAGAGTGGCAAATACAAAGGCATGAGAATAAATGTTTTCAGGTAATCCATGATTCGGTAAGTATCATGGTCTTTCTTTCTCAGATCAGAACTTTTTAAAAGGTCATACAAAAGATTTTCCCGGATTCCAGTAGCATTATATAGAGTCTGCAGCCAGCCAAACGGGTTGTACTCAAATTTAAAATGCCTTGCCACTTCAACCTTGAACGCGTTTTTTTCAAGCAGGTCAATTAAACTTTTTGAAGAAAAGTGATAAAGATGGCAAGGGAGGTCCAACTGAAACCATTTTCTTTTGCCAAAGTAAGCTTGCAGGCTGTCTATATTTGGTACTGCCGTTACAAGAAGGCCGCCTTTTTTTAAAATTCGATAACACTCAGTGATCACTTCGTCCGGGTTTTCCAAATGCTCCAGGACATGGTTGATGCTCACCACATCAAAACTTTCATTGTCGTATTCACAGTCTTTTAATGCCCCTGTTTGGACATCAATCCCATAGATATTCGACGCGTAAGAAGCGGATGTTTCACTGAACTCTTGCCCGGCCACCTCCCAACCATCTTCCTGCATGATATGAAGAAAAAGTCCGCGTCCACAGCCAATATCAAGAATCCGCCCATGATCCCTAAAACGTTCGATTCTCTTCCGCTTCCTAACAGTTAGCAGATGAATGATATATTCCAGAACTGGATTAAATCTCTTTCCAGTTTTTGTCCGGTAATTTCCTGTAGAGTACAACCTCGCTAATTCTTCGTGGGTGGGAAAAGGGTGGGTTACCCAAATCTGGCAGGATGAGCAATTGTATACATTGTATTTATTATTATTTTTGACCACATCATCAAAAATA
Proteins encoded:
- a CDS encoding methyltransferase domain-containing protein, with protein sequence MLKTNLAHSSNTYEMTKSSCPMLPVCPLCKDQIELSIFDDVVKNNNKYNVYNCSSCQIWVTHPFPTHEELARLYSTGNYRTKTGKRFNPVLEYIIHLLTVRKRKRIERFRDHGRILDIGCGRGLFLHIMQEDGWEVAGQEFSETSASYASNIYGIDVQTGALKDCEYDNESFDVVSINHVLEHLENPDEVITECYRILKKGGLLVTAVPNIDSLQAYFGKRKWFQLDLPCHLYHFSSKSLIDLLEKNAFKVEVARHFKFEYNPFGWLQTLYNATGIRENLLYDLLKSSDLRKKDHDTYRIMDYLKTFILMPLYLPLSLMLSIIEAIIKKGGTIEIYSVKNPSL